In the Anastrepha obliqua isolate idAnaObli1 chromosome 1, idAnaObli1_1.0, whole genome shotgun sequence genome, one interval contains:
- the LOC129244355 gene encoding probable arginine--tRNA ligase, mitochondrial, whose protein sequence is MSARIRRAICEKISQATQLSHNFYHELEVPIKRQTNSALPILHWTPFPDNVAKELLQLIPRLEFDKSIIEKVKLLPATGRIPARLEFQLQTQSFAESLLQQNADLAPQLDAHMVFDFSSPNIAKPFHVGHLRSTIIGNTLANLHQHLGYRVTRINYLGDWGTQFGMLHVGVQMLGITDEQMRAKPIETLYRAYVAANTAAKTDASVVEKARECFTQLEAGTDAEMARQWQHYRNYTVAELEQVYARLGVCYDQYDWESQYSQRQIGDVLDNLQQRGLLLDESDGRKVVNVDGRRVPVVKSDGSSLYLTRDIAAVLDRFRRYNFERMYYVVENGQADHFNALFKTTAALTADIPLERMVHVKFGRIHGMSTRSGKVVFLRDVLDEARNVMLEKQLSTTTTKVELSSTSNDYKTVADVLGVSAVIINDLKQRRQRDYDFDWQKALQVNGDTGIKLQYTHCRLHSLLTNMVHIDVSNSKVDVAQLAESEAQDLLHEIARFEQMVWLSKQQLEACVLVNHLFALCNSTSRALKCLNVKNEACLARQQNRLLLFTAAKRNLNTGMRILGLRPLDQM, encoded by the exons ATGAGTGCACGAATTCGTCGGGCGATTTgtgaaaaa ATTTCACAGGCGACACAATTGAGTCACAATTTCTACCATGAGTTGGAGGTGCCTATAAAACGGCAAACAAACTCAGCACTTCCGATACTACACTGGACACCCTTCCCAGACAATGTCGCCAAAGAGCTGCTTCAACTAATACCACGCCTAGAATTCGATAAATCTATTATCGAAAAAGTGAAACTGCTGCCAGCCACTGGTAGAATTCCCGCACGTCTagaatttcaattgcaaacaCAATCGTTTGCAGAGTCACTGTTACAGCAGAATGCCGACCTGGCGCCACAACTGGATGCGCATATGGTATTCGATTTTAGTTCACCCAACATCGCCAAGCCGTTTCATGTCGGCCATCTGCGTTCCACTATCATTGGCAATACACTTGCTAATTTGCACCAGCATTTAGGTTATCGTGTAACCCGTATAAACTATCTTGGTGATTGGGGTACGCAATTTGGCATGTTGCATGTGGGTGTTCAAATGCTTGGCATCACCGATGAACAGATGCGTGCCAAGCCCATTGAAACTCTCTACAGAGCTTATGTCGCTGCCAACACAGCTGCGAAAACGGATGCCAGTGTTGTTGAAAAGGCGCGGGAGTGCTTTACACAGCTCGAGGCAGGCACTGATGCCGAGATGGCGCGACAATGGCAACATTATCGTAATTACACCGTGGCCGAGTTGGAGCAGGTATATGCGCGATTAGGGGTGTGCTACGACCAATACGATTGGGAATCCCAGTACTCACAACGGCAAATCGGCGATGTGCTGGATAATTTGCAGCAACGTGGGCTTTTACTAGACGAAAGTGATGGACGCAAGGTGGTAAATGTGGACGGGAGACGTGTGCCGGTTGTGAAAAGTGATGGCTCAAGTTTGTATTTGACGCGTGATATTGCAGCTGTGTTGGATCGCTTTAGGCGGTATAACTTCGAGCGCATGTACTATGTAGTGGAAAATGGTCAGGCAGATCATTTTAATGCGCTCTTTAAGACGACAGCAGCGCTGACAGCGGATATACCATTGGAGCGGATGGTACATGTTAAATTCGGGCGCATACATGGCATGAGTACGCGTAGCGGTAAAGTAGTTTTCTTGCGCGATGTACTCGACGAGGCGCGGAATGTAATGCTGGAAAAGCAGCTGAGCACTACAA CCACTAAAGTCGAACTATCAAGCACATCCAATGATTACAAAACCGTTGCCGATGTCTTGGGTGTATCAGCGGTTATTATAAATGATCTGAAGCAACGTCGCCAACGTGACTATGACTTCGATTGGCAGAAGGCGCTGCAAGTGAATGGTGACACAGGTATCAAACTGCAGTACACACACTGCCGCCTGCACAGTTTGCTAACAAATATGGTGCACATTGATGTTAGTAACAGTAAAGTGGACGTAGCGCAGTTGGCAGAATCGGAAGCGCAAGATTTACTTCATGAAATAGCACGCTTCGAGCAGATGGTGTGGCTATCCAAGCAGCAACTAGAGGCGTGTGTCTTGGTGAATCACCTATTCGCATTATG CAACTCTACCAGTCGCGCTCTGAAATGTTTGAATGTTAAGAATGAAGCGTGCCTCGCCAGACAACAAAATCGCTTGCTCCTTTTCACTGCCGCCAAGAGAAATTTAAACACAGGCATGCGTATACTCGGCCTACGACCGCTGGACCAAATGTAG